The Branchiostoma floridae strain S238N-H82 chromosome 10, Bfl_VNyyK, whole genome shotgun sequence genome has a segment encoding these proteins:
- the LOC118423767 gene encoding 1-phosphatidylinositol 4,5-bisphosphate phosphodiesterase delta-4-like: protein MSEMDGQSCVSSMMVWTPMTKIRENRKKYKRKYRLRKDMETVEYTAGIKTCRACTKRPPEEQNFEITNIAEVFLSKLTLLRSRVDRESITGATKTFSIYYKDQTPALDLECSKEDVAKAWVAGIQHLMRARRTETIIDKRKRWISEYFHKGKNADDRLESKEAKKVLAQMNIQIKESQIDMVIQKLDKDQTGALNLDEFTQFYNDVTAREEIEELFDKYAVDGENMKVHELMQFHAKEQKVAIDAKGCGKLIEKFEPDSELKKKNILSLEGFTLYLQSAESDVFNHTHDEVYQDMTQPLSHYFIASSHNTYLLEDQIRGPSSKEGYVRALLKGCRFLELDCWDGDDGEPVIYHGYTLTSKVLFRDVIEAIGRYAFKASPYPVFLSLENHCSVVQQRALAAHMVNILGDSLCNIPATSDMQKLPSPQQLRGKIIVKNKKLKRNVAEDDVSDEDEAAETEDVEVQERVKTCKEKKKTIKLAKELSDLVNICEAVHFYSFQHSREKDMPYNISSIKEGKADSLVKDQAADFIDHTKRQLVKIYPSGAKVDSSNMDPYLYWAAGCQIVALNYQTPCDQMDLNLGLFRQNGRCGYVLKPEALRDAQTRLDTSNNIPEKYKKTLKIKVISGFQLPTPKGEGSGGSAVDPYVKVQVYGVPADCAEDGTDVVKNNGFHPVWNCDMSFPLTFPDLALVRFEVKEHDTMSDSETIGQFSLPVSSMQQGYRHVHLLSKDQEDLSPAALFIHVSLQ from the exons ATGTCTGAGATGGACGGACAGTCTTGTGTGTCCAGTATGATGGTCTGGACTCCCATGACAAAAATTCGCGAGAATCGCAAGAAGTACAAGCGGAAGTACCGCCTGCGGAAGGATATGGAAACAGTGGAGTACACCGCCGGAATTAAGACATGTCGAGCTT gTACCAAACGCCCACCAGAGGAACAGAACT TTGAGATTACGAACATCGCGGAAGTGTTCCTCAGCAAGCTGACTTTACTCCGCTCCCGTGTGGACAGAGAAAGTATTACAGGAGCGACCAAGACTTTCAGCATTTACTACAAGGATCAAACT CCTGCTTTGGATCTTGAATGCAGTAAAGAAGATGTCGCTAAGGCGTGGGTTGCTGGGATACAGCATCTGATGCGTGCACGAAGGACGGAGACCATCATTGATAAACGCAAAAG GTGGATTTCAGAGTACTTCCATAAAGGAAAGAACGCGGACGATCGACTAGAGTCCAAAGAAGCCAAGAAGGTCCTGGCACAGATGAACATCCAAATAAAAGAGTCTCAGATTGATATGGTTATACAG AAACTGGACAAAGATCAGACAGGTGCATTGAACTTGGATGAGTTCACCCAATTTTACAACGACGTGACAGCCCGAGAGGAGATTGAAGAGCTGTTCGATAA GTATGCTGTGGATGGAGAAAACATGAAGGTGCATGAACTGATGCAGTTCCATGCTAAGGAGCAAAAGGT TGCTATTGATGCTAAAGGCTGTGGAAAGCTCATAGAGAAGTTTGAGCCCGACTCTgagctgaagaagaagaacattttGAGCCTAGAGG GCTTCACGTTGTACCTGCAGTCTGCCGAGAGCGATGTCTTCAACCATACTCATGATGAGGTTTACCAAGACATGACCCAGCCGCTCAGCCATTACTTCATCGCTTCTTCACACAACACCTACCTTCTAGAGGACCAAATTCGCGGTCCCAGTAGTAAGGAAGGATACGTCAGAGCCCTGCTAAAG GGCTGCAGGTTCCTGGAGCTGGACTGTTGGGATGGAGACGACGGAGAGCCCGTCATTTACCACGGCTACACCCTCACGTCTAAAGTCCTGTTTAGAGACGTTATAGAGGCGATCGGACGTTACGCTTTCAAAGCATCGCC GTATCCAGTCTTCCTGTCCCTGGAGAACCACTGCAGTGTTGTGCAGCAGCGCGCCCTAGCGGCGCACATGGTGAACATCCTCGGCGACTCACTGTGCAACATTCCTGCCACATCTGACATGCAAAAACTGCCATCTCCTCAACAGCTTCGCGGGAAAATTATCGTGAAG AACAAGAAGCTGAAACGGAACGTGGCAGAAGATGACGTAAGTGACGAAGACGAAGCGGCAGAGACGGAAGACGTGGAAGTACAAGAACGTGTGAAGACGTGCAAAGAAAAG AAAAAGACTATCAAGTTGGCAAAAGAGCTGTCGGACCTTGTCAACATATGCGAAGCGGTACATTTCTACAGTTTCCAACACTCGCGGGAAAAAG ATATGCCGTACAATATCAGCTCTATCAAGGAGGGGAAAGCTGACAGTCTTGTGAAAGATCAAGCGGcagatttcattgatcatacgAAACGTCAACTGGTCAAGATATACCCCTCCGGTGCAAAAGTGGACTCTTCCAACATGGACCCTTACCTGTACTGGGCTGCTGGATGCCAAATAG TTGCTTTGAACTACCAGACACCATGTGACCAGATGGACCTGAACCTGGGTCTGTTCCGGCAGAACGGGAGATGTGGATATGTGCTGAAGCCAGAGGCTCTCAGAGACG CGCAAACCAGGCTGGATACATCGAATAACATCCCTGAGAAGTATAAGAAGACGCTCAAAATCAAG GTGATCAGTGGTTTCCAGCTCCCTACTCCTAAGGGCGAAGGCAGTGGCGGCAGTGCAGTGGACCCGTATGTCAAGGTGCAGGTCTACGGAGTACCAGCCGACTGTGCTGAGGACGGGACTGACGTGGTGAAAAACAACG GCTTCCATCCCGTGTGGAACTGTGACATGTCCTTCCCGCTGACCTTCCCTGACCTGGCACTGGTGAGGTTTGAGGTGAAAGAACATGACACGATGAGCGACAGTGAGACAATTGGGCAGTTCTCCTTACCTGTGTCCAGTATGCAGCAAG GGTATCGACATGTTCATCTCCTGAGTAAAGACCAGGAAGACCTCAGCCCAGCAGCACTGTTCATCCACGTCAGCCTCCAATGA